In the Ictidomys tridecemlineatus isolate mIctTri1 chromosome 10, mIctTri1.hap1, whole genome shotgun sequence genome, AACCCAACCTCCACTCAAACACTGACCACtgatctattttcattctttttgctcACTGCCCATTCCTATGTACTCACCTTCTTTCCTACACACAGTTCCCCCCACAGCACATTCATCCATCCAGTGTCTGGTCTTCCTTCATTGCTCAAGGAGAAGCTCACCTTGGGTTGAAGTCAGATAAATAACCATACTCCTACTTGATCACCTTTACATCACCAGATTCTGCCACATACTAGGAACCAAGATCTTCCCCTCATTTTCACTAATGATTCAGCTGAGATAAAATTGAGAATCCTCCACACACTGCAAGACAGTGGATAATCTTAGATCCTTCTGTTCCACCATGGTGAATGAACTGGGGGACAGTACAGGACAGACACCTGGAAGTGGTAAAGAATCAAGGAAATGAATAAGAGATGGCAGGGAGGCTCAGGGCTCTCACCTGGTTGCAGACAGGCTTATACTTGAGGCCTGGTTTATTCAGGATCATCTCCAGCTGCCTGCGGTTAAAGTTGGACACCCCGATGGACTTGGCTAATCCTTCGTCCTTGCACTTCTCCATGGCCTTGGGAGGAAGGGGTTAGGAAGAGGCATTTGTACAGTCAACTATGTCACTATGAAGGCAAGACAGAACTGTTAAGAGGAGCACTGTCCAGGAATGACAACAAAGCTGATGAATTGATTGTGAAGAGGGGAAAATGGTATAGAGAATAGGGTAAGTTGTTGAGAGCTAGAAAAGGAACTCATGTGTCCTCTTTAGGGCAAGAGACATGACTGCATGTGGAGGCAGCAGTTGCATTTCCTCATTGTCATCAGTTCTTCTCTCTATCCCTTTGTTACATTCCATTAATGTGTAcctccttgggctggggttgtggctcagtggtaaagcacttgcctcatctgtgtgaggcagtgggttcaaatctcagtaccgaacatacaaaaatgattaaagtaaaggtccttcaacaacttaaaaaaatgtatacctCCCCATATccccaacaaaaaaaatctattttaaatttaatgatttctAGACCCAGAATTTCAGGAGAAAGCATAACTCTACTTTAGTCCTCTGGGCGTCCAGTGTGGTCACTCCTTCAGGTACTCACCTCCCATGTGGCACAGAGATCCAGTGAGTCACATAttacttttccattttcatcttttGGATAAAGCTCTTCTCCTGGCTGCAAGAGAAGTGATCATAACAGAAATCATGCCAAATTCATACGATCATGCACAAAATGGCTGCTAGATATCTATGGGATGGGAGACTAAAACTCCGTGAAACACGTGGAACATTAGTCTATATTCATCTATTTCCAAATTCTTTACATGTGGAGTTGTAAGGAATACCTTCAGGTGACAGTTTCCTGTATTCCCTTACATCAAATTATCTACATGTTTaactattcacacacacacacacacacacacacacataattaaatAAGATATTCTCAGTTCTCCTAATGGGGTCTTCTAGTAGCTTATGTTATTTTTCCTGTCCCTACATACTGCCCTAGAGAAATGTCTCTCTTTCACTGGGTAAGTCACTGGTTGCATGGGCTTGATCTCCTGCAATAATGGGATTCAATGATGACACAGGCTGAAGAGTGGTCTTTATCTACCTGGACACATGTTGATCTTAGAATATGTATGTGTACCAAAGATGGGCATTCAAGTTTCAATTCAAATTTGATTTGATGCTGGAAGATGAAGAGTCCTTATCAAATATTAAAGACCTGAAACTTGAAGAGCCCCAAAGTCATATTTACCATCAGTGGAAAAGGCTAAGGCAAAAAGCAAGCAAATCTCTAGTAATgcatacataataaataaataaacagaaaggatTCTGAGGATAACTTATTATCATAAATCTAACCATAGTTTGGAATTTCtataattcatataaattaagtttatataaatttataatagaaTCTTAACTCAACCATCAATGATAATGATAGTCACGCTGATGACTGAAATTAAGTAGGTTTGATGCTTCAAGTTGCCTACCTTCATTGCTATTGGGAAATGAATAAGGTAGAGGTCAACATAGTCAAAATGAAGTTTTTTCAGTGATCTTTCCAAACAAGATTGGACCAGATTGGGATGATGAAAAGTGGACCATAGCTACAgaggataaaaaaggaaatggaactaGATTAATACATTACCCATATTTGGAAGATTTGACTAACTTCATGTTGAGACATTTATTTGTCTATTCCTTGAAAAAGGATGATCATAGGAAAGATATTCACTTCAGATCTTGGGTTTTCATTGATCTGACCCTATTCATGTAAACTGGATTATATCTTTGTCTATTATTAGTCAACAATTGAGTTATGGAAATAATTACACAagacatataatttttatcaaataataaCACTATTTAATCTATGATTAATGTTCATAGATATTACAAAGCTATTGTTAGTCCATCTCATGAATTCAGTtcaaaatttgtatattttgatttgaaaaaCTGAAGGGAAACACATTTTGAACATCTTAATAATCAAGCCACTTTAGCTATATCTTGTTTACTACAAATGGAAAAGTCCTACATTGTTCTTTGATAATGACAAATGTATTATGGATATTCAGAATGATTTAAAAAGTCAACCAGGAGATAATGAATCCATAATCTGGTGAATTCATTGAATTTCTGGAAGACCTCACAGGACTCTGCATACAGATATAGTCAAGGTATTCTATCAGACTTCATAACcaaatgaaataatcaaaatgCTGTTTgcagaattagaaaaataaagaactttaaagTCATAAATTTGTAGACAGTGAGTAGGAATTCATAATCTTTCCCTGTTTTTGATACTGTATCTTTTATGTGAATAAACATTGTACAAATAATCACTTTCACAACAACAGATCACCAACAACTTTTCACCCAACATAGTTTTCACTTCTTTATATCACATTGCAATAATTTTTACACTGTACACACAATACCTTTGAAGTATAGAATATGTCTTCTCTCTTCACAGTGCCATCTTCAATCTTGCTTCTAATGGCCAGTCCTACCTCCTCTTCTACTTGATATACATAAGCACAATCAATATGGCGGAAACCAGCTTCTATAGCTATTTTGGTGGCCTCTATTGTCTTACTATTAGGAACCTAGAGGAATGACCAAAAGAAGTACTTGGAGAACCATAGTATGAGAGATAACTTTTAGTGAGCAAAGAGGACAGGTCAATAGACGGGAAGAATTTTATATCCCAGTGTTTCCTTAAGACTACTGAATTATGTGATAAGGTGCTAGTACCTTGAACTTTGAATgtccatttttctcttctgtaagaaggaaagaaattgccaaggaattattttgaatatcattCACAGAAGCAGTGACCTCACAAAACTAATCATATCTTGTGTTAGTTCTGTATTTGGTGTAATGTCCTTAAAATCACTTTGGGTATTTCCTTGTTAGTGAGAAGTATCTGGCATCCAAGAAGCCTCTCCATACACATAAATCCTAGTACACTGGCATTAGTGGACCCTAGGAGCAATTCAAGTTCAGTGAATTTCTGGAAGGACTAATTTATATGATAACATCACTAAGTAAAATTAACATAGGGGAAGAGGG is a window encoding:
- the LOC144367324 gene encoding aldo-keto reductase family 1 member C4-like, giving the protein MNSEHQYMQLSDGHFIPRLGFGTYKLEEVPNSKTIEATKIAIEAGFRHIDCAYVYQVEEEVGLAIRSKIEDGTVKREDIFYTSKLWSTFHHPNLVQSCLERSLKKLHFDYVDLYLIHFPIAMKPGEELYPKDENGKVICDSLDLCATWEAMEKCKDEGLAKSIGVSNFNRRQLEMILNKPGLKYKPVCNQVECHVYLNQRKLLDFCKSKDIVLVAYGALGTQRYKEWVDQSSPVLLDDPVLGALAKKHKRSPALIALRYQLQRGVVVLAQSLKENEIKENIQVFDFELTEEDMKVLDGLNRNFRYVFMQSMSDHPNYPFADEY